From Trueperella pecoris, a single genomic window includes:
- the miaB gene encoding tRNA (N6-isopentenyl adenosine(37)-C2)-methylthiotransferase MiaB, with the protein MTEQKTYAVRTLGCQMNVHDSERLAGMLDAAGYVPVSQVPHKAARATDAGDEGADVLVINTCSVRENAATKLYGNLGQLAAVKRERPDMQIAVGGCLAQQLRGGIVEKAPWVDVVLGTHNLDVLPALLERARHNKEAAVEIEESLKVFPSTLPTHRESAYAAWVSISVGCNNTCTFCIVPHLRGKERDRRPGEILAEIEAIAAEGAIEVTLLGQNVNSYGVSFGDRGAFAKLLRAAGHVDGLERIRFTSPHPAAFTDDVIDAMAETANVMPSLHMPLQSGSDRILRAMRRSYRSEKFLGILDRVRAKIPHAAITTDIIVGFPGETEEDFQATLDVVEKSRFSSAFTFIYSPRPGTPAADMADQVPEEVAKDRLNRLLALQERIGAEDAKKLEGSTVEVLVSEGEGRKDGATERITGRARDNRLVHVALPANLADHERPRPGDCVTATITYGAPHHLLADSALDGGTFEVRRTRAGDAWERAEKRKAELADEAAGIAPVTLGLPTIRIGR; encoded by the coding sequence ATGACTGAGCAAAAGACATATGCGGTTCGCACCCTCGGGTGCCAGATGAACGTCCACGATTCCGAACGGCTGGCCGGCATGCTTGACGCGGCTGGCTATGTCCCCGTGTCCCAGGTTCCGCACAAGGCAGCGCGCGCCACCGATGCAGGTGACGAAGGTGCGGACGTGCTTGTGATCAACACTTGTTCGGTGCGTGAAAACGCCGCCACTAAGCTCTACGGAAACCTCGGGCAGCTCGCCGCTGTCAAACGCGAACGGCCCGACATGCAGATCGCCGTCGGCGGCTGTTTGGCTCAACAGCTGCGTGGCGGAATCGTTGAGAAGGCCCCATGGGTTGACGTCGTGCTTGGTACTCACAACCTCGACGTCTTGCCGGCACTCCTTGAGCGTGCTCGTCACAACAAGGAAGCGGCAGTAGAAATCGAGGAGTCACTCAAAGTTTTCCCCTCCACGTTGCCGACGCATCGCGAATCGGCCTACGCGGCGTGGGTGTCCATCTCAGTGGGCTGCAACAACACCTGCACGTTCTGCATCGTGCCGCACCTGCGTGGCAAAGAGCGCGACCGTCGGCCGGGAGAAATCCTCGCCGAAATTGAGGCGATTGCCGCCGAAGGCGCAATTGAAGTGACCCTCCTGGGGCAGAACGTCAATTCGTACGGGGTAAGTTTTGGTGATCGCGGAGCCTTCGCCAAGCTACTGCGCGCGGCAGGTCATGTCGACGGCCTCGAACGTATCCGCTTCACCTCGCCCCACCCGGCGGCGTTTACTGACGACGTCATTGACGCCATGGCGGAGACTGCCAATGTTATGCCGTCCTTGCACATGCCACTTCAATCTGGTTCGGACCGCATTCTGCGCGCAATGCGCAGGTCCTACCGCTCCGAGAAATTCCTCGGTATCCTTGATCGCGTGCGCGCGAAGATCCCGCATGCGGCCATTACGACGGACATCATCGTCGGCTTCCCGGGGGAGACCGAAGAGGATTTCCAGGCGACGCTCGACGTGGTGGAAAAGTCCCGCTTCTCGTCGGCCTTCACCTTCATCTATTCGCCCCGACCGGGAACCCCCGCAGCCGACATGGCGGATCAGGTTCCCGAGGAAGTGGCCAAGGATCGCTTGAACCGGCTCCTTGCGCTCCAGGAGCGCATCGGTGCTGAGGATGCGAAGAAGCTCGAGGGGAGCACCGTCGAGGTTCTCGTTTCCGAAGGTGAGGGGCGTAAAGACGGTGCCACGGAACGCATCACGGGCCGCGCACGGGATAACCGGCTGGTGCACGTGGCGCTACCCGCCAACCTGGCCGACCATGAGCGCCCGCGCCCGGGCGACTGCGTCACGGCAACCATCACCTATGGCGCTCCACATCACCTCTTGGCAGACTCAGCCCTCGATGGCGGAACGTTCGAGGTTCGTCGCACTCGTGCTGGTGACGCGTGGGAGCGAGCCGAGAAGCGCAAGGCCGAACTAGCTGACGAAGCGGCCGGAATCGCCCCGGTCACGCTGGGCCTTCCGACGATCCGAATCGGCCGATAA
- a CDS encoding class I SAM-dependent methyltransferase, whose translation MSDHYFSAHPTSADAPREVDVHILGEDYRVSTTSGIFSPQGIDKGTAVLLHKAPLPQLPAGSTIVDLGCGWGPLTLALASHYRDSHVTGIDVNERALELTAKNAAAAGLTNVDVAEESAASVENIDLLWSNPPIRIGKDSLHTLLIAWLTRLAPTGVAYLVVQRNLGADSLASWLSDQGFPTTKLGSQKGFRVFEVGPRRLA comes from the coding sequence GTGAGTGACCACTACTTTTCTGCGCATCCCACCTCGGCCGACGCCCCGCGCGAGGTTGACGTTCACATCCTGGGTGAAGACTACCGCGTGAGCACGACGTCGGGAATATTTTCGCCACAGGGCATAGACAAGGGTACCGCCGTCCTCTTGCACAAGGCTCCCCTGCCGCAACTGCCCGCGGGCTCGACCATCGTCGACCTCGGCTGCGGGTGGGGCCCGCTGACCCTGGCCCTGGCCTCTCATTACCGCGATTCCCACGTGACCGGCATCGATGTCAACGAGCGCGCGCTTGAACTCACCGCTAAGAATGCCGCCGCGGCTGGCCTGACCAACGTCGACGTCGCCGAGGAGTCGGCGGCAAGCGTGGAAAACATTGACTTGCTGTGGTCCAATCCACCGATTCGCATCGGCAAGGATTCCCTGCACACGCTCTTAATAGCCTGGCTGACGCGCCTTGCCCCCACCGGAGTGGCCTACCTCGTGGTTCAGCGTAACCTCGGCGCGGACTCCCTCGCCTCGTGGCTGAGCGATCAAGGTTTCCCGACGACGAAGCTCGGCTCACAGAAAGGCTTCCGTGTGTTTGAGGTTGGCCCACGCCGATTGGCGTAG
- a CDS encoding CapA family protein — MKKRFSELRSLEARMNLRFLTSVAVLALMAGCTDSTGASVATTPSGRVSSAHTATPTPTPTAPPERFTVSSGGDILLHLSVNEDARTGDGHYDYTPYYAPMKDFIANSDLALCALEIPIVAPDQQPSNYPNFGAPHDLAKSLAAVGFDGCAFATNHTMDRGFGGVETTVAALSEAGLGWAGAARTQEEADQIQFYTLTGKNHSVKIAHISATTLTNGIPIPAQHPYSWNVVGNLGAPVQSVVEDAKRARSLGADIVIVSMHWGTEYVSEPIEEQLEISRVLADSGQVDLVFGNHSHVPEPLDKLPGGPKGQGMWVVYSMGNQISGQSVENHGHRVTTGLLTTATIEANEAGASVVDFDWMAVTHDRRAGEKLWPLQPLVRGERPEGLGLSASEIQARADVTYPVMATSGPERTVAPTSTGATLSASRK, encoded by the coding sequence ATGAAGAAAAGATTTTCCGAACTACGCTCGCTGGAGGCGCGCATGAACTTGCGGTTCCTCACCTCTGTTGCTGTCTTGGCGCTGATGGCCGGTTGCACGGATTCCACGGGAGCTTCCGTGGCAACGACGCCGTCGGGGCGCGTTTCGTCTGCGCACACGGCGACGCCGACACCGACCCCCACTGCCCCACCGGAGCGATTCACGGTGAGCTCGGGCGGCGATATTCTCCTCCATCTCTCCGTCAATGAAGATGCGCGAACCGGCGACGGACACTACGACTACACCCCGTACTATGCGCCAATGAAGGATTTCATCGCGAACTCCGACCTGGCACTGTGCGCGCTGGAGATCCCGATCGTCGCCCCTGACCAACAGCCCTCGAATTATCCGAATTTCGGCGCTCCCCACGACCTGGCGAAATCGTTAGCCGCGGTCGGATTTGACGGATGCGCCTTCGCCACCAACCACACCATGGATCGTGGCTTCGGCGGCGTCGAAACCACGGTGGCCGCGCTCAGCGAAGCGGGCCTGGGCTGGGCTGGTGCCGCACGCACTCAAGAAGAAGCCGATCAGATCCAGTTCTACACACTCACAGGCAAAAACCATTCGGTCAAGATCGCACACATCTCAGCCACGACGCTCACCAACGGCATCCCGATTCCGGCGCAGCACCCATATTCGTGGAACGTCGTGGGCAATTTGGGAGCTCCCGTCCAGAGCGTCGTTGAGGACGCGAAACGGGCACGCTCGCTCGGCGCGGACATCGTCATCGTCTCTATGCACTGGGGAACTGAATATGTCTCGGAGCCGATCGAAGAGCAGCTCGAGATCTCCCGCGTTCTTGCCGATTCCGGGCAGGTCGACCTCGTGTTCGGCAATCACAGCCACGTCCCCGAACCGCTCGACAAACTGCCCGGCGGACCAAAGGGCCAGGGCATGTGGGTGGTGTACTCAATGGGTAACCAGATTTCGGGCCAGAGCGTCGAGAACCACGGACACCGCGTGACCACGGGCCTGCTCACCACCGCCACCATTGAGGCGAATGAGGCGGGAGCCTCGGTCGTCGACTTCGATTGGATGGCCGTCACTCACGATCGCCGTGCAGGCGAAAAGCTCTGGCCGCTCCAGCCACTCGTTCGCGGGGAACGGCCCGAGGGCCTCGGCTTAAGTGCCTCCGAGATTCAGGCCCGCGCTGACGTAACCTACCCCGTCATGGCGACCTCCGGGCCCGAGCGCACCGTTGCGCCGACCTCCACCGGCGCGACGCTCTCGGCGTCGCGCAAGTAG
- a CDS encoding DUF3046 domain-containing protein, giving the protein MRHTEFWAVVERAFPDGRGRALAADLLLVELGSRTAEEALRDNVEPQEVWHALRVAMDLPESYEFLHRKNPRDK; this is encoded by the coding sequence ATGAGGCACACAGAGTTTTGGGCGGTTGTAGAGCGCGCCTTTCCGGACGGGCGCGGCCGGGCGTTAGCGGCTGACCTGCTTTTGGTGGAGCTGGGTTCGCGGACTGCCGAGGAGGCGCTCCGGGACAACGTTGAACCGCAGGAAGTATGGCACGCATTGCGCGTGGCGATGGATCTTCCGGAATCCTATGAGTTCTTGCACCGAAAGAACCCGAGGGATAAGTAA
- the recA gene encoding recombinase RecA, whose translation MAKKETADREKALQAALGQIDRQFGKGSAMRLGDAPEVRVKVIPTGSLALDIALGIGGLPRGRVVEIYGPESSGKTTVALHAVASAQQAGGIAAFIDAEHALDPEYAKKLGVDTDALIVSQPDTGEQALEIADMLIRSGALDIIVVDSVAALVPKAEIEGDMGDSHVGLQARLMSQALRKLTGALSASGTTAIFINQLREKIGVFYGNPETTTGGRALKFYSSVRLDVRRIETLKEGSMPVGNRTRVKVVKNKMAPPFKQAEFDILYGQGISKEGGIIDMAVDAGVVRKSGSWYTYEGDQLGQGKEKVRQFLRDNPEISEEIESKVKSVLGIGAPLESETDNPADGEFVDE comes from the coding sequence ATGGCAAAGAAAGAAACAGCTGATCGCGAAAAGGCGCTTCAAGCTGCCCTGGGTCAGATTGACCGTCAGTTTGGAAAGGGCTCGGCCATGCGGCTGGGCGATGCGCCTGAGGTGCGCGTGAAGGTCATTCCAACTGGCTCGCTCGCGCTCGATATCGCTCTCGGCATTGGTGGCCTTCCGCGCGGGCGCGTTGTTGAGATCTACGGCCCGGAATCGTCGGGTAAGACCACGGTTGCTCTGCATGCTGTGGCCTCGGCACAGCAAGCGGGCGGCATCGCGGCTTTTATCGACGCTGAACACGCTCTCGATCCGGAATACGCGAAGAAGCTGGGCGTGGATACTGATGCGCTTATCGTCTCCCAGCCTGATACCGGTGAGCAGGCACTCGAAATTGCGGACATGCTGATCAGGTCCGGGGCATTGGACATCATCGTTGTTGACTCGGTGGCCGCGCTCGTCCCCAAGGCGGAAATCGAGGGCGATATGGGAGACTCTCACGTCGGTCTGCAAGCCCGCCTCATGTCGCAGGCGCTTCGTAAACTGACCGGTGCCCTTTCGGCCTCCGGCACCACCGCGATCTTCATCAACCAGCTTCGCGAAAAGATCGGTGTTTTCTACGGCAACCCGGAGACCACTACGGGCGGGCGCGCCCTGAAGTTCTATTCGTCGGTGCGTTTGGACGTGCGCCGAATTGAGACCCTGAAGGAGGGGTCTATGCCGGTCGGCAACCGTACGCGGGTCAAGGTCGTCAAGAACAAGATGGCTCCGCCCTTTAAGCAGGCGGAGTTTGACATCCTCTATGGTCAGGGCATTTCGAAGGAAGGCGGCATCATCGATATGGCTGTCGATGCCGGAGTCGTGCGCAAGTCTGGCTCCTGGTACACCTACGAAGGCGATCAGCTCGGCCAGGGCAAGGAGAAGGTGCGCCAGTTCCTCCGCGATAACCCCGAAATCTCCGAGGAAATCGAATCGAAGGTCAAGTCGGTGCTTGGTATTGGCGCTCCGCTGGAGTCTGAGACGGACAACCCGGCTGATGGCGAATTCGTCGACGAATAA
- a CDS encoding regulatory protein RecX, whose product MVNYAEEADFVGKQRRRRSAQEIAARKAERAAARNDEQWRSYARDLCYRQLAMMERSCKQLADAMERNLVPQQIADETLQAFVDANLVNDQRYADAFVRSKFAGKTTSRKVLRQELERKGISGEIAGEALEQIDSQDEAQAATDFAIRRIRSMRHLSEEVRRRRLYGALGRRGFSSAQIRNAIETAFAQLEADE is encoded by the coding sequence ATGGTCAACTACGCCGAGGAAGCAGATTTCGTCGGCAAGCAACGCAGGCGGCGGTCTGCGCAGGAGATCGCCGCCCGCAAGGCGGAGCGCGCCGCCGCGCGCAACGACGAGCAGTGGCGCAGTTACGCCCGCGATTTGTGCTATCGCCAGCTTGCCATGATGGAACGCTCATGTAAGCAGCTCGCCGATGCGATGGAACGCAATCTCGTTCCACAGCAGATTGCGGACGAAACATTGCAGGCTTTTGTTGACGCCAATCTTGTCAACGATCAGCGTTATGCGGATGCTTTTGTTCGCTCCAAATTTGCGGGCAAGACCACCTCGCGAAAGGTTCTTCGCCAAGAACTTGAACGCAAGGGGATCAGCGGGGAGATAGCTGGCGAGGCACTCGAGCAGATTGACTCCCAAGATGAGGCACAGGCGGCAACCGACTTCGCAATTCGTAGAATCCGTTCCATGCGTCATCTCAGTGAAGAAGTGCGCCGAAGGCGCCTTTACGGCGCCCTTGGCAGGCGAGGCTTTTCTTCCGCGCAGATTCGCAACGCAATAGAAACGGCGTTCGCGCAACTTGAGGCGGACGAATAG
- a CDS encoding helix-turn-helix domain-containing protein, which produces MTMNESTRTETVLFRRELGDVLRDYRQRQGRTLREVSSDARVSLGYLSEVERGQKEASSELLQSICRALNVPMSHVLRLVADRIDLAEGRTPPMLRKVQAARAAGVRIPDTAEALLAGELAPMGA; this is translated from the coding sequence ATGACAATGAATGAATCCACCCGCACTGAAACGGTCCTGTTCCGCCGCGAGCTTGGTGATGTCCTGCGCGATTACCGTCAGCGTCAGGGGCGCACCCTGCGTGAGGTCTCTTCGGATGCCCGCGTTTCCCTTGGCTACCTGTCCGAGGTCGAGCGTGGTCAGAAGGAGGCCTCCTCGGAGCTCCTTCAGTCGATCTGCAGGGCGCTGAACGTGCCGATGAGCCACGTTCTTCGTCTCGTCGCTGATCGCATCGATCTTGCCGAGGGGCGCACCCCGCCGATGCTCCGCAAGGTGCAGGCTGCTCGCGCCGCCGGCGTGCGTATTCCTGATACGGCCGAGGCCCTTCTCGCTGGTGAACTTGCCCCGATGGGTGCATGA
- the pgsA gene encoding CDP-diacylglycerol--glycerol-3-phosphate 3-phosphatidyltransferase, whose translation MEEKSQVPVINIANALTVLRLVLVPVLIWAFLDPTPERRWLTWGIFALAAATDQLDGHLARSRGLITNFGKLADSIADKFLILSTMVMLSIHGWLWWWVTIVFIIRELGITLMRMAMVKKKVMAAGRGGKIKMWAQSLGAGGIIIPWHAFLPVVVANVVVWLCYALIAVALFYAMSSALEYVSEARRISHEV comes from the coding sequence GTGGAAGAAAAATCTCAGGTGCCTGTCATCAATATCGCTAATGCTTTAACGGTTCTTCGGCTCGTGCTCGTTCCCGTGCTCATTTGGGCATTTCTTGACCCGACGCCGGAGCGTCGCTGGCTGACGTGGGGGATCTTTGCACTCGCCGCAGCGACCGACCAGCTCGACGGGCATTTGGCCCGTAGCCGTGGCCTCATCACGAATTTCGGCAAGCTCGCCGACTCTATCGCTGACAAGTTCCTTATTCTCTCCACGATGGTGATGCTCTCCATCCACGGTTGGCTGTGGTGGTGGGTAACGATCGTCTTCATCATTCGCGAGCTTGGCATCACGCTGATGCGCATGGCGATGGTGAAGAAGAAGGTCATGGCTGCCGGGCGTGGTGGCAAGATCAAGATGTGGGCCCAGTCGCTGGGCGCGGGCGGAATTATCATTCCGTGGCACGCGTTTTTGCCGGTGGTGGTTGCGAACGTCGTCGTGTGGCTGTGCTACGCGCTGATCGCGGTTGCGCTTTTCTATGCGATGAGCTCTGCGCTTGAGTATGTATCCGAAGCGCGGCGGATTTCTCATGAAGTTTAA
- the hflX gene encoding GTPase HflX, giving the protein MNDKSFEISHAGTALQADPAYHGTWAGDSFERDERSSLRRVAGLSTELEDVTEVEYRKLRLERVVLIGVVTDGDMKAGEESLRELAALAETAGSQVLDGVIQRRQNPDPATFLGSGKAAELAELVATTGADTVIADSELAPSQRRALEDIVKVKVIDRTALILDIFAQHAKSKEGKAQVELAQLEYLLPRLRGWGESMSRQAGGRVAGGEGIGSRGPGETKIELDRRRIRQRMAKLRKDIAHMLNSRETKRAVRRRNNTPSVVVVGYTNAGKSSLLNVLTDAGVLVENALFATLDPTVRRAQTTDGREFTLTDTVGFVRNLPTQLVEAFRSTLEEAAEADVLLHVVDAAHDDPAGQIEAVHQVLADVEGALDIPELIVLSKADIADPITVATMRSRYPDAILISAVTGEGIDELRHRIEEALPRPEYSVDLVIPYDRGDIVSRIHDEGEILHESHEAEGTHVIARVTPEVRGLLAEAGLVEALGE; this is encoded by the coding sequence ATTAACGATAAGAGCTTCGAGATTTCCCACGCCGGAACGGCCCTCCAGGCCGACCCGGCCTATCACGGCACCTGGGCGGGCGATTCGTTCGAGCGCGATGAACGCTCTTCTTTGCGTCGTGTGGCGGGTCTATCCACGGAACTTGAGGACGTCACCGAGGTTGAGTACCGAAAGCTTCGCCTCGAGCGCGTAGTGCTAATCGGCGTTGTGACGGACGGCGACATGAAGGCCGGCGAGGAATCGTTGCGCGAACTCGCCGCGCTCGCCGAAACTGCCGGCTCGCAGGTGCTCGACGGGGTGATTCAACGCCGTCAGAATCCTGACCCGGCGACCTTCCTTGGGTCGGGCAAGGCCGCCGAACTCGCCGAACTCGTCGCCACAACCGGCGCCGATACCGTGATTGCCGATTCGGAGTTGGCGCCCTCTCAGCGCCGCGCGCTGGAGGACATCGTGAAGGTGAAGGTCATTGACCGCACCGCGCTGATCCTCGATATCTTTGCCCAGCATGCCAAGTCGAAGGAGGGCAAGGCACAAGTCGAACTTGCGCAGCTCGAATACCTCCTGCCTCGCCTTCGCGGCTGGGGCGAATCGATGTCACGCCAGGCGGGTGGCCGCGTAGCCGGCGGCGAAGGCATCGGATCGCGCGGCCCGGGCGAGACGAAGATCGAACTTGACCGTCGGCGAATCCGCCAGCGGATGGCCAAGTTGCGCAAGGACATCGCGCACATGCTCAACTCGCGTGAGACTAAGCGTGCCGTGCGGCGCAGAAACAACACCCCGTCGGTGGTCGTGGTCGGATATACGAACGCGGGCAAGTCCTCCCTGCTCAACGTGTTGACGGATGCGGGCGTCCTCGTGGAGAACGCCCTGTTCGCCACGCTCGACCCCACGGTTCGCCGCGCGCAGACCACTGACGGACGCGAATTCACACTCACTGACACGGTGGGCTTCGTGCGCAATTTGCCGACCCAGCTGGTCGAGGCCTTCCGCTCCACGCTCGAGGAGGCGGCAGAGGCTGACGTGCTCCTTCACGTCGTTGACGCCGCCCACGACGATCCTGCCGGCCAGATCGAGGCCGTCCACCAGGTACTTGCCGACGTCGAGGGAGCCCTCGATATCCCGGAGCTCATCGTGTTGTCGAAGGCTGACATCGCCGACCCGATCACCGTCGCGACGATGCGCAGTCGTTACCCAGATGCGATCCTCATCTCCGCAGTGACGGGGGAGGGTATCGACGAACTGCGCCACCGTATCGAGGAGGCGCTGCCGCGGCCGGAGTACTCTGTCGATCTGGTCATTCCCTACGATCGTGGCGACATCGTTAGCCGCATCCATGACGAAGGCGAGATCCTACACGAGTCACACGAGGCCGAGGGCACGCACGTTATCGCGCGCGTTACCCCGGAAGTGCGCGGGTTGCTGGCCGAAGCTGGCCTGGTGGAGGCGCTCGGTGAGTGA
- a CDS encoding CinA family protein, with amino-acid sequence MKFNDAVVRVPAILADLVARGMSLAVAESLTGGRLASMFVSVPGASTCFRGGVVAYATQAKSVVLGVSAARLEETGPVDGVVAEQMAAGVAALMKSDYGLATTGVAGPGPAVGHEAGTVWVGLSTPAGTSSHEFHFDGNRESVRNESVLAAISVLAEALENNGEL; translated from the coding sequence ATGAAGTTTAACGACGCCGTCGTGCGCGTCCCAGCCATCCTCGCCGATTTGGTTGCGCGGGGGATGAGCCTCGCTGTCGCGGAGTCGCTCACGGGCGGGCGCTTGGCATCGATGTTTGTTTCTGTGCCGGGTGCCTCGACGTGTTTCCGTGGGGGAGTCGTCGCTTATGCGACCCAGGCAAAATCGGTGGTGCTCGGCGTGAGCGCTGCGCGCTTGGAGGAGACTGGGCCGGTAGACGGCGTCGTTGCCGAGCAGATGGCCGCTGGGGTGGCTGCTTTGATGAAGAGCGACTACGGCCTTGCGACGACCGGCGTGGCGGGTCCGGGGCCGGCCGTTGGGCATGAGGCGGGGACCGTGTGGGTGGGCTTGTCCACCCCGGCGGGGACGTCCTCGCATGAATTTCACTTTGATGGAAACAGGGAGTCGGTGCGCAATGAGAGCGTGTTGGCGGCGATTTCCGTCCTCGCCGAGGCCCTCGAAAATAACGGCGAACTCTGA
- the miaA gene encoding tRNA (adenosine(37)-N6)-dimethylallyltransferase MiaA, with protein sequence MVPIVAVVGPTASGKSALSLELATQLGGPDAVEIVSADAMQLYRGMDIGTAKVPLDERAGIIHHQIDVLDVTDVASVAAYQRHGRADIAQVMGKGKIPMVVGGSGLYVSGLLDELNFPGTDPAIRAELEQIHVTHGLGPLIAELREKDPVSANTINLSNPRRVIRALEVVRLTGSSYTPVFPRHTSHYPDVVALGLRRDKDCLDADIHARAAAMFADGLVEETEALIARGLRDGETARKATGYAEAIAVIDGKMSVSEAIESVAFATRRLAKKQRTWFGRDPRIAWIDIGGCADLPKAVQRARAILGPLTDR encoded by the coding sequence ATGGTGCCGATTGTCGCGGTAGTTGGGCCGACGGCGTCGGGAAAAAGTGCGCTCTCGCTGGAACTGGCCACACAACTCGGTGGCCCCGACGCGGTGGAGATCGTGTCAGCCGACGCCATGCAACTCTATCGGGGCATGGACATCGGCACCGCTAAGGTGCCTCTCGACGAGCGAGCGGGGATCATCCATCACCAGATTGACGTCCTCGATGTCACGGACGTAGCCTCCGTCGCCGCCTACCAACGCCACGGACGAGCGGACATCGCGCAGGTCATGGGCAAGGGCAAGATCCCGATGGTCGTCGGCGGATCTGGCCTTTACGTCTCAGGCCTGCTCGACGAACTCAATTTCCCGGGCACCGACCCCGCCATCCGTGCAGAACTCGAACAGATTCACGTCACCCACGGCCTGGGCCCACTCATCGCCGAGCTTCGTGAGAAGGACCCCGTCTCGGCCAACACGATCAACCTGTCCAATCCCAGGCGCGTTATCCGGGCGCTCGAGGTTGTGCGGCTGACGGGCTCCTCCTACACGCCAGTTTTTCCCCGGCACACCAGCCATTATCCCGACGTCGTCGCGCTCGGCCTGCGCCGGGACAAGGACTGTCTTGACGCCGACATACATGCCCGTGCCGCGGCTATGTTTGCCGACGGGCTCGTCGAGGAGACGGAAGCTCTCATCGCTCGGGGTCTGCGCGACGGTGAAACGGCCCGCAAGGCCACCGGATACGCCGAAGCTATCGCAGTGATTGACGGAAAGATGAGCGTCAGTGAGGCCATCGAATCGGTCGCCTTCGCCACGCGTCGGCTGGCGAAGAAGCAACGCACCTGGTTCGGCCGTGACCCGCGGATCGCCTGGATCGATATCGGGGGGTGCGCGGACCTGCCGAAGGCAGTTCAACGGGCACGCGCAATCCTCGGCCCACTCACGGATCGCTAG